In Nymphaea colorata isolate Beijing-Zhang1983 chromosome 5, ASM883128v2, whole genome shotgun sequence, one genomic interval encodes:
- the LOC116254052 gene encoding putative pentatricopeptide repeat-containing protein At1g02420 isoform X1: protein MYKYLKESGMTVKTCARSMSSILFSNSVRDIFASLSWSPRAFSSFRSNSHCNGFNGSFASHFSLFCTSEVMGHQDGSSEKGTHLIHRKSEADAIYEIICKSKVSDQNELGRLLKESGIFLSNQLVDEVLRKARFGHCNGLQVLEFFSLAGRRRGFFHSADSYDNMLYILGRMRQFDKLWGLLKEMRRKDCSLITTRTMQVVLARIAKVCSVRTTVDSFNRFRKYYPGEFDTDCFNALIRTLCQEKRMDDARNVFHNLKHEFRPNLHTFNILLSGWKTVEEAESFFKEMTQLGCRPDIVSYNCLVDVLCKNKEMEKAYKTLAEMREMEIYPDLLTYTSIVGGLGLVGQPDKACDILKEMQEHGCGPDAAAYNAAIRNFCIARRLGDAYTLLDEMVEKGVSPNATTYNLFFRCFYWSNNLSSAWILYQRMMRTGCLPHTQSCMFLVKMFRRQEKAEMGLTLWNDMIERGFGSCILVSDILFDMLCDLGRLLDLERCFLQMLDMGLKPSNVSFKRMKVLMELANHTEGLRKLTEKMESLGQQAFAQQL, encoded by the coding sequence atgtataaatatttgaaagagtcAGGCATGACTGTGAAGACATGTGCCAGATCTATGTCATCCATCCTTTTCTCAAATAGTGTTCGTGATATCTTTGCTTCATTATCATGGTCCCCACGTGCTTTTAGCTCATTCCGCAGTAATTCCCATTGTAATGGTTTCAATGGTTCTTTTGCCTCtcacttttcacttttttgtacATCTGAGGTCATGGGACATCAGGATGGGAGTTCAGAAAAGGGTACTCATTTGATCCATCGAAAGAGTGAAGCTGATGCcatttatgagattatatgtaaaAGCAAAGTCAGTGATCAGAATGAGTTGGGCAGGTTGTTGAAGGAGAGTGGGATCTTCTTGTCTAATCAATTGGTCGATGAGGTTTTGAGGAAGGCGAGGTTTGGTCATTGTAATGGATTGCAAGTTTTGGAGTTCTTCTCTCTGGCAGGTCGAAGGAGAGGATTCTTTCATAGTGCTGATTCTTATGATAACATGCTTTACATATTGGGGAGGATGAGGCAGTTTGACAAGTTGTGGGGCTTGTTGAAGGAGATGCGCCGCAAGGACTGTTCCTTGATCACGACAAGGACTATGCAAGTGGTTCTTGCTAGGATTGCCAAGGTGTGCTCTGTGAGGACTACAGTTGATAGCTTCAATAGGTTTAGGAAGTATTATCCTGGGGAATTTGATACGGACTGTTTCAATGCCTTGATTAGGACACTTTGCCAAGAAAAGAGAATGGATGATGCTAGAAATGTCTTCCACAACCTGAAGCATGAGTTTCGGCCAAATCTTCACACGTTTAACATTCTCTTGTCTGGTTGGAAGACTGTAGAAGAGGCGGAGAGCTTCTTCAAAGAGATGACTCAGCTGGGGTGCAGGCCGGATATAGTCTCATACAACTGCTTGGTCGATGTTTTGTGCAagaacaaggaaatggagaagGCTTACAAAACCCTAGCTGAAATGAGGGAGATGGAGATCTACCCGGACTTGCTGACATACACCAGTATTGTTGGGGGCTTGGGGTTGGTTGGTCAGCCTGATAAGGCTTGTGATATTCTCAAAGAAATGCAGGAACATGGTTGTGGTCCTGATGCAGCTGCTTATAATGCTGCCATACGGAATTTTTGCATTGCTAGAAGGCTAGGGGACGCTTATACACTACTTGATGAAATGGTAGAGAAGGGCGTGTCTCCAAATGCTACGACTTATAATCTCTTCTTCCGGTGTTTCTATTGGTCAAACAACTTGTCAAGTGCATGGATCTTGTACCAGAGGATGATGAGAACGGGATGCCTACCTCATACCCAATCATGCATGTTCCTCGTGAAAATGTTCCGCAGGCAGGAGAAAGCAGAAATGGGCCTCACACTTTGGAATGACATGATCGAGAGGGGATTTGGTTCTTGTATCCTTGTCTCAGATATTTTGTTTGACATGCTATGTGATCTTGGAAGGCTGCTCGACTTGGAGAGGTGCTTCCTTCAAATGCTTGACATGGGTCTGAAGCCTAGTAATGTCTCTTTCAAGAGAATGAAGGTCCTCATGGAACTAGCAAACCATACAGAGGGACTTAGGAAACTAACTGAAAAAATGGAGAGCTTGGGGCAACAGGCTTTTGCACAACAACTATAA
- the LOC116254052 gene encoding putative pentatricopeptide repeat-containing protein At1g02420 isoform X2, protein MGHQDGSSEKGTHLIHRKSEADAIYEIICKSKVSDQNELGRLLKESGIFLSNQLVDEVLRKARFGHCNGLQVLEFFSLAGRRRGFFHSADSYDNMLYILGRMRQFDKLWGLLKEMRRKDCSLITTRTMQVVLARIAKVCSVRTTVDSFNRFRKYYPGEFDTDCFNALIRTLCQEKRMDDARNVFHNLKHEFRPNLHTFNILLSGWKTVEEAESFFKEMTQLGCRPDIVSYNCLVDVLCKNKEMEKAYKTLAEMREMEIYPDLLTYTSIVGGLGLVGQPDKACDILKEMQEHGCGPDAAAYNAAIRNFCIARRLGDAYTLLDEMVEKGVSPNATTYNLFFRCFYWSNNLSSAWILYQRMMRTGCLPHTQSCMFLVKMFRRQEKAEMGLTLWNDMIERGFGSCILVSDILFDMLCDLGRLLDLERCFLQMLDMGLKPSNVSFKRMKVLMELANHTEGLRKLTEKMESLGQQAFAQQL, encoded by the coding sequence ATGGGACATCAGGATGGGAGTTCAGAAAAGGGTACTCATTTGATCCATCGAAAGAGTGAAGCTGATGCcatttatgagattatatgtaaaAGCAAAGTCAGTGATCAGAATGAGTTGGGCAGGTTGTTGAAGGAGAGTGGGATCTTCTTGTCTAATCAATTGGTCGATGAGGTTTTGAGGAAGGCGAGGTTTGGTCATTGTAATGGATTGCAAGTTTTGGAGTTCTTCTCTCTGGCAGGTCGAAGGAGAGGATTCTTTCATAGTGCTGATTCTTATGATAACATGCTTTACATATTGGGGAGGATGAGGCAGTTTGACAAGTTGTGGGGCTTGTTGAAGGAGATGCGCCGCAAGGACTGTTCCTTGATCACGACAAGGACTATGCAAGTGGTTCTTGCTAGGATTGCCAAGGTGTGCTCTGTGAGGACTACAGTTGATAGCTTCAATAGGTTTAGGAAGTATTATCCTGGGGAATTTGATACGGACTGTTTCAATGCCTTGATTAGGACACTTTGCCAAGAAAAGAGAATGGATGATGCTAGAAATGTCTTCCACAACCTGAAGCATGAGTTTCGGCCAAATCTTCACACGTTTAACATTCTCTTGTCTGGTTGGAAGACTGTAGAAGAGGCGGAGAGCTTCTTCAAAGAGATGACTCAGCTGGGGTGCAGGCCGGATATAGTCTCATACAACTGCTTGGTCGATGTTTTGTGCAagaacaaggaaatggagaagGCTTACAAAACCCTAGCTGAAATGAGGGAGATGGAGATCTACCCGGACTTGCTGACATACACCAGTATTGTTGGGGGCTTGGGGTTGGTTGGTCAGCCTGATAAGGCTTGTGATATTCTCAAAGAAATGCAGGAACATGGTTGTGGTCCTGATGCAGCTGCTTATAATGCTGCCATACGGAATTTTTGCATTGCTAGAAGGCTAGGGGACGCTTATACACTACTTGATGAAATGGTAGAGAAGGGCGTGTCTCCAAATGCTACGACTTATAATCTCTTCTTCCGGTGTTTCTATTGGTCAAACAACTTGTCAAGTGCATGGATCTTGTACCAGAGGATGATGAGAACGGGATGCCTACCTCATACCCAATCATGCATGTTCCTCGTGAAAATGTTCCGCAGGCAGGAGAAAGCAGAAATGGGCCTCACACTTTGGAATGACATGATCGAGAGGGGATTTGGTTCTTGTATCCTTGTCTCAGATATTTTGTTTGACATGCTATGTGATCTTGGAAGGCTGCTCGACTTGGAGAGGTGCTTCCTTCAAATGCTTGACATGGGTCTGAAGCCTAGTAATGTCTCTTTCAAGAGAATGAAGGTCCTCATGGAACTAGCAAACCATACAGAGGGACTTAGGAAACTAACTGAAAAAATGGAGAGCTTGGGGCAACAGGCTTTTGCACAACAACTATAA